The genomic stretch GGCATAAATGGAAGCGCTAAACGTTTCCCGGTTTTACCTTTCTCAATTACTAGGATTTTCTCAGTGTTGTTAGGGTCGTTAATTGCAAGAACTACTTTGTTATTGCCCTGATATTTAATTGTCTCTTGTGAATCATTTTTTGAGTCATTATCAATAACGATAAATTCGCCATTTTTGATAATTACAGGATTATCCCAATTCATGATTGAGAAAGCTTCGTGAATCCGTAAGCCATAGATAGCAAGGATGCCATAGAGTCTTAAGGAACGTTTATTGCGTTCCTGGTCTGTTTTTGCCCGCGCATTAACTACCCATCTTTCGTTTAAACTTTCCCATGTTTCTCTTATCTCTTTGTCATCAGGTAGATGGTTTTTTTGCTCAGAACACTCTGTGCTATCCATCTCTTTTTCTACCCAAGTTGTGTATTTGTTAGGCAGTTCTAAAATTGACAAGTTTCGCTTAATTACTCTCAAGTGCCTTTTTTTTCTTTGCCCCCCTAGTGGGACATTAGATGCCCATTGAGCTAAACCTATCAAGGTAAATTCATCGTTGTTATTCTGCCAATCAGCAAAGCAATGGAAATGTTGATAATAAGAACAAGCTGGATTTTTAAGTTTCTTTTTACGTCCTTCCCAGTCACGGTTAATTACTTCCCAAGCGTCGTGAAAGGTTAGTTTCTGTTCTGTAGTTGCTGTGGTGGGGGGCTGTTGTTGTTTAGGTTTACGTCCGATTAACTCGTCTTTCCAGTCATCGGTGTATGTGCCACTGGTTAACGCTTGGGTAATCTTGGTGGCTACTGTCTCAGCTTCTACCAGATGGCGCGTGTTGATTGGTTGGCTAGCACCTCCCCAGTTATTCCGGACAGATTGGCGTTTAGCTTTACCGTTACTGCCTAGCAGGGTAGGGTGACTAAACTGAATCTCTAGGCTACCTTTCTTGATGCAGATAGCGGCTGTGCTACCATACTCACCCGCTTTTTTAATGCGCTCGTTAGCTTCGGTCACTAGGTGTGGAATGTTGTAACTACCGTCTTTCCAGGCTTCTGAGGGCTTAACTGTATCACTCATCTGTCACTCATCCTTTATGTGCTTTTTTATGTAACTTTGATGAGTAATAGTTTAACACAGACGCACCACATACCACTGTAGATATTCTCCTGCACCGACATCAAATTCGCAAGAAGTTTCCATGAGGTACTTAGCTTGTGCGTCAAGAGAGTCAAATTTGCGCAAATCTCGCGGTAGATCGTCTTGATATTGCTGTAAAATCCCTTTGAGTTTGGCTAGTAACTCTTCTGGAGTAAGAAATTGCTCTGGTTTGTCAGTTTCGAGAACGACATAACCGTCCTCCTGATACATAATTGAGTCTGGCATATAAATATAAAAAGCAGCGTAAGCGTTTAATCTATCTTCAAGTTTAATCCGAGAGTGCGACGCGATCGCTAATCCACCATTTTGCTATCGAAAATTTCATGAATCCTTTGCTCACTCTCAACTACGAACCAGCCTTAGAAAATTTAGGAGATGACTATTTTGATCGAGTACCAGCAGCTCAATTCCCTAACCATATTTTACGCTGGCGCAACGACCAGTTACTCTCCAAGCTCGGACTAAATCCCGAACAAGTTACCAACAACCATTTTATTGAAGCTTTTGGCAAATTTGAGGGGGTACGTCCCTTTTTAGCCTTAAGGTATCACGGCTATCAGTTTGGCGCTTATAATCCTTATTTAGGAGACGGTAGAGGCTTTGTTTACGGACAGGTACGAGGTACAGATGGCTATCTTTACGATTTCGGAACCAAAGGTTCTGGAATGACTCCCTACTCCCGCAGTGCTGATGGTAGACTAACTCTTAAAGGTGGCGTGCGCGAAATTTTGGCGGCCGAGGCTTTACATCAATTAGGAGTTAATACCTCTCGCTGTTTGAGTATGATTGAAACAGGCGAGGCTTTATGGCGTACTGACGAACCTTCTCCAACTCGTTCTTGTGTGATGGTACGCATGAGTCGTTCTCATATTCGCTTCGGTACTTTTGAGCGTCTCCACTACATTCAACGTCCAGATTTAATTCGTAAATTGTTAGACCACGTTATTAATTATTACTACCCTAATCTTACTTCATCTAAAGATAAATATGCGGAATTTTATGCTGAATTAGTGCAGCGAATAGCAGAATTAGCCGCGCAGTGGATGGCTGCGGGTTTTTGTCACGGGGTTTTGAATACGGATAATATGTCAATTACTGGGGAAAGTTTTGATTACGGTCCCTATGCTTTTATTCCTAGTTATAATCCTCAATTTACTGCGGCTTATTTTGATTATGGTGGCTTGTATTGTTATGAAAATCAGCCGTTAATTTGTAAGGTGAATTTAGAAAGATTACAAAAGCCTTTGGCTTTAGTGATGGCTAATTATGAATTGGAGGCTGGTTTAGCACAATTCGACGATTTTTATCAATCTAGTTATTATCAATTGATGTTACGCAAGTTAGGTTTGCCAGATTTACCAGTTTCTCAAGGTGAGGAGTTAGTTCAGCAAACTATTCAAGCGTTGAAAGATACTCAAGTTGGTTATCATCTCTTCTTTGCTGAATTAAGAGAATGGTTTAGTCCGAATTGGCGAAATGATAGTTCAATTATTTGGGAAAATGCTTCGTTTTCGCTTTCTGGTTGGCAAGATTGGATTGAATTGTACCATAAAAGTTTGAATATTTTACCTGCTGAAAAAATGGATAAAGTTAGCGATCGCTTGAGGTTTGCTAATCCGAAAACTGCTTTACTTAGACCAGTAATTGAGTCGATTTGGGAACCAATTACTCTGGAAGATAATTGGGAACCTTTTTATGATTTGGTAGAACAGTTGCAAAAGAAAATTTAAGGGGGACTGGGGACTGGAAATTAATAACTTGTAATCTTATTTTCCTAAATAAATGCTACAGATACGGACTCTGTAGAGACTAAAATGCAACGTCTCTACACAATTTCATGTAGCGTAGCCAAATCAAATTGGGATAACTAGCAATTGATAGTTGATAACTATTTTATGCGGCTACGTGGTAACTGAGATAAAATGCAGAAAAAAGTCTAGAAATGTTATCTAGAGAAATTGTCCAAAATGCCTTTATGAGTTATACCATTTCCATAAATGAATGCTACAGATACAGACCCTGTAAAGACTAAAATGCAGCGTCTCTACCCAATTTTATGTAGCACAGTCAAAGCAAATTGGTATTAATAATTGGTAGACAAGATTTGTGTGTTTCAGATAACAACTGGAGAATGAGTTAAAGCAGATAAATCTAACTTTGTGAGATGTTGATAAGCGTCGTCAATAATACCTTTACCACGGAGAAAACCAGTATTAGCACCAGGACAGATGTATTGGAGAGTTTCCGGAGAAAAACGCGATCGCAATTTCTCTATACTACGCACCTGACGCAACCAATGAAAAGTCTTAGCAGTACGCAAAGGGACGATTTCTCCTTTTTGGTTGGGTAGCAGATGTCGTCCAGTAAACAAAACGCCACCCTCAGCTTGATAATATAGACAAGCAGAACCAGGAGAGTAACCAGGAGTCCAAATCGCTACATATTTGTCAGCCAAATTTACCTCTCGTTCAAAAGAATTTACATTGACTTCTGGCAATAAATATGCTTCTTGTTCTTGAATAATCACCTCACAGCCCGTCGCTGCTTGAATTGACGCAACTTTACCAATACCACCTCGATGAGTCAAAAACAGCCATTTAACGCCTCCATGCTGATTGAGAAACTGATGATTGACCTCATGCCAAGCCGGACAATCAAGCAGAATGTTACCGTCATTTTCTACAATAAAATAAGAGGTTGCACCTAGAGTATCTCGATTGGGAGGAAAAGCAAAAATTCCTGACCTGAGCAAACGAGGTAATTTAGGAGTAGTAGTAGAATGATTAGTCCCCAGATGGCTTTGAGGAGGATTTGACTCGAAGGGTTGCATCTTAATCTTATTACTCGCTATGAATGTAAATTTGGGGCAGCGATCTAAATTAACGATCGCAGTGTAAATTAAATACTTTCTCGATCTATTGTAAAAGTGGAACAGAATGTAAATTCTGTGGTTCTAAAGAGGCTTCTCGATCGCAAATCGGCTGTTAAATATGTTGGAATTTTTACTCCTCATTGTACTGAGTGTTATTACATACATTATTGTGAAACGCAGTGTCGCTGGCATAACTCGGACACCAATCTGGTTATTATGGCTAGTGATGATGACTCCGGCGTTTGTCTGGACTGCTTGGATCGCGTATTTTGGTAAAGAGCGACCAATTCCACCTTTGTTGGCGATCGCGCCATTTGTGCTTTGTCCTTTAGTATACTGGTGGCTGATTGGGATCGGTAGGCGCAATGCACCGAAAACACCAGCTAAGCCAGATATTTCCACAGGAGATCCAGAAAAAGCGCCTTTAGCAGCTTCTTCAGAAGATTCCTCGAAAGTTCGTCCAATTACAACTAATGAAGAAAAGCTGTTACGCAATTGTTTCCCTTGGGGTATATATTATCTGCAAAATCTCGATTATCGTCCCCAAGCGATTCTTTGTCGGGGAAAACTGCGTTCAAATCCAGAAGTAGCTTATAAAACGATTAAAGAAAATATTACCGAAAAATTTGGCGATCGCTTCCTGCTTATTTTCCAAGAAGGTTTCAAAGGTCAGCCTTTCTTTGCATTAGTTCCCAATCCGCGATCGCAATCCCAAGATAAACTAAAGCCAGAAGAAAAACTTACACGCCCAAGTCTAGCCCTAGCACTGTTGTTTATAACTCTTTTTACCACAACAACGATTGGAGCGGAAATAGCCGGCGTTTCTCTTGAAGCATTACAACAAGACCCTAGTTTACTGTTACAGGGACTTCCTTATTCCTTATCAATCGTCGGAATTTTAGGCATACACGAATTCGGTCACTATCTAACAGCCAAATATTACCAAATTCGCACAACCTTGCCTTATTTTATCCCCATACCCTTTTTCCTCGGTACATTTGGGGCTTTTATTCAAATGCGATCGCCTGTTCCTAATCGTAAAGCTTTATTTGACGTTTCCCTCGCAGGTCCTTTAGCAGGTTTTATCGCTTCCGTACCAATTTTACTTTGGGGATTGTCTCTCTCGGAAATTGTTCCTCTCACCGACGAATCTGGTTTACTGAACATCGAATCAATCGATCCTCGTTACTCATTTTTACTCGCAGTTTTGAGTAAAATCGCCTTGGGAACCCAATTCACTCCTCAAGCAGCAATTGACCTTCATCCGATCGCCTTTGCCGGTTATGTCGGTATAGTAGTGACAGCCTTGAATTTAATGCCTGTAGGACAACTAGACGGCGGTCATATCGTTCATGCTATGTTTGGACAACGTACCGCGATCGGTATTGCTCAAGTGGCAAGGTTATTAATGTTAGGTTTGGCATTAGTTCAGTCAGATTTCTTACTTTGGGCGATTATCCTCTGGTTAATGCCGATCGCTGACGAACCTGCACTCAATGATGTCACAGAATTAGACAACAAGCGCGATTTTATCGGTTTACTGGCGCTAACTTTGTTAGTTATTATTCTCTTACCCGTACCCGCTACTATTTCTCAGTGGTTGAATTTTTAGGGGCTGGGGACTGGGGGCTGGGGATTGGGGACTGGGGACTGGGAACTGGGAACTGGGGACTGGGAACTGGGAACTGGGGAGAGGGGGGAGACAAGGAGGAGGGGGAAGACCGGGGAGAGGGGAGGATAAACTGATAACTGGCAACTGCTAACTGCTAACTGATAACTGTTCACTGCTAACTGTTCACTGAAATCCCCAATCCCCAATCCCTAATCCCCAATCCCTAATTCCCAACACTCCCAATACCCCCAACACTCCCAATTCCTCCAAAACACCCAATTCCCCCAATCCCCAATCCCTAATCCCCAATCCCTAATCCCCTATATGACTAATAACAAACAGAAAATTCATGTAATTGGCGGTGGTTTAGCTGGAACCGAAGCCACATGGCAAATTGCCCAAGCAGGAATACCTGTAGTTTTGCACGAAATGCGACCCGTGCGACTTTCTCCTGCTCATCATACGGGAGAATTAGCCGAGTTAGTGTGTAGTAATTCTTTTGGGGCGAAAAATAGCGATCGCGCGGCTGGTTTACTCCACGAAGAGTTACGTCGTTTGGGTTCGATTATTATCGCTACTGCTGACAAACACTCAGTTCCCGCAGGTGGCGCTTTAGCGGTAGATCGGGCTGTTTTTAGTCAAAATTTAACGGAAACTCTCGCTAACCATCCCTTAATTGAATTACGCCGCGAGGAAATAACCGAAATCCCCACTGATGGTGTGGTTGTCTTAACTACTGGACCTTTGACTAGCCCCGAATTAGCTGAAAATTTGCGACGCTTGACGGGTATGGAATATTTCAGCTTTTTCGACGCGGCTAGCCCGATAATTACTGGTGAGTCAATTAATCGAGATCTTGCTTTTCTCGCTTCCCGCTATGACAAAGGCGAAGCTGCTTATCTCAACTGTCCGATGAATAAGGAACAGTATCTTCGTTTTTGGCGAGAATTATGCGCCGCCGAACAAGCCCCTGTGAAAGATTTTGAACGAGAAAATGCGAAATTTTTTGAAGGTTGTCTTCCTATCGAAGAATTGGCGCAGCGAGGCGAAGATACCATGCGCTATGGACCTTTGAAACCTGTGGGATTGTTTGACCCTCGCCAGCCGGAAAATGAGCGAGATCGCCCTTATGCAGTAGTTCAGTTACGCCAAGAAGATCAAGCTGGTCAATTGTGGAATATGGTCGGTTTTCAAACGAATTTGCGCTGGGGCGAACAAAAGCGAGTTTTTCGCTTAATTCCTGGTTTAGAATCAGCCGAGTTTGTCCGTATGGGCGTGATGCACCGCAATACATTTATTAATTCACCCCAGTTACTTCATCCCACGCTGCAATTTAAAAATCGCAGCACATTATTAGCCGCAGGTCAACTCATTGGTACAGAAGGTTACACAGCCGCAACCGCCGGAGGTTGGCTAGCGGGGACAAATGCAGCACGTATTGTGTTAGGATTATCAACTATCGCAGTTCCACCAACAACCATGATGGGAGCATTATTGGAATTTATTAGTTCGGCAGAGCCAAAACATTTTCAACCAATGCCACCCAATTTTGGTATAATTCCGGAATTGCCAGTTCGGATCGGGAAGAAAAGAGAAAGATACAGGAAATACAGCGAGCGATCGCTAAGCGATTTAGATAATTGGCAAGCTCAACTAAATGATTTATCTTTAGTTTTAACCAATTAACCTCGCTAGGCGTTATCTATTCCCAACTCCTACTAACTCTTTTTCCTGAGTAACTGTAGCTAAACTACTACTAAGGCGTTCCAACCTTTGCTTCTGCTTTTGAGCAGCAACGATTGAAGCTAAATCTGGCATTTCCTGCCAACAGTGAGAGCAAAACCAGTAAGGACCGCTTTTGCGAACGTAGTGAAGTAACTGCCCGGAGCAACAAGGACATTTATGCATAATCCGTTTTCAACCTGAGAATTTTAAAATCGTTTTTGTCTATACTTTAAATTTAAAGAAAAATCCTTCATCCTGCCTTTAATTTTCCACAAGAATTATGAAGTTTTTGTGAAGTAAAGGCTTAGATCTATTTGCCATAAATCTCAATATTTTGGGAAAAACAAGTGAATATAACTCTTTACCACGATCTTGTCCAAAAGGCAAGGGCTTTAAGTTATGTTAAAATAGAAAGAGGTTTCTCGATTTCACCCTCTCAACAAAGCTGATGAAAGCAAAAAGCAGCAAGTTAGGAGCGGAGATGCTATCCTAGATGGAGACGAGGGCGCGTAGCTCAGGGGATAGAGCACCAGATTCCGGTTCTGGGTGTCGGGGGTTCAAATCCCTCCGCGCTCGTCACGCAGACAAATTAATCAGATCCGTTGACGACAAAAATTGCTCGACGGAGTTTTTTTTAGCTTTTCTGCAAACAGCCAAGCCAGATTATCGTAAATAATTAGGTGGTTCGAGGACGGTAACATCAACTAAGGGCGTAGCATTGTATTCCTGAAGTAAATTAGTTTGGATAACTTGGGTGAGGGTTTGGCGTATTTCTTGAGAACTTGCTGAGATCCCTTCTTGAGGTTGAACGTAAATTGTAACTAATAAAGTATTTTGACCGGGAATATTGGAGCGAGTGAAACGCACATTCGCTTCGACTAAATTAACCAAATCACTACGATTAACTATTTGTTGAACATCAGCATTTGCACGTTGAGCGCGACTGGAACGTTGTAAGTTAGGAGAATTAGAAATTTGCCAAGTAAGTAAACCTCCAAGTGCGACAATTGTTACCCCAAGCGCAACCGGAAAAAGCCATTTTTTGCCGCGATCGTATCTAGCACCGATCGCCGTAACTCCAAACAGACGAAAAACGATCGCCGCCGACAAATTAATTCCCACCAATTGCAAAATTAAGAGAAATACACCGCTAATTACCATATCCCAACGAGTTATGGCGATCGCCATTCCGACAATTCCGGCTGGTGGTGCGAGGGAAGCAGCGACTAACATCCCCGTGGCTGCACCAGAGACAAGACTACTTCTTTCTGACTGCACCAATTGCAAACCCCCGGCTGCACCTGCGGCTAAAGGTAGTAAGACAGTGACAGCAGAAATTTGACTGTTATCAACCATTAAACTGGTAGCGATTTGTTGTTGGAAAATCAAGCTGAGAAGTAAAGTTACCGCGATCGTGACAGCTAAAGCTGCAAAATAACGCACTAAACTACGCCAGAGAAGCATTTTGTCACCTCTAGCACTAGCGATCGCCACATTCATCGCAGGTCCGGCGAAGGGTGCAATTAACATTGCTGCCACTAATAAAAAGCTACTATTGGTAAATAAGCCAATCCAGACGACAATACCAGCCACTACCGCATAACCTAAAAAGCCTTTCCAGGAACCAACACTTTGCAATCCCGCTAAAAAGATTTCAATCGGACTGCGTACCTGGACATCAGTAACCCGATCTGGTGCTTCCGAAGGAGGAGGTTGCAAAGCGATCGCTCCTTGAGGAAAAAAGCTAACGTGCAAGTCGCGAATAGGCTCTAATTTCCTCAGTAAATGCTCGACTTGACGGTTAGAAACCCGCACAATTACTACATCTACCTCTCCAGAGGAATCAGTTCCAGTAAGTTGTACTAAGTTAACTCCCCGATGCTCTTTTGCAACTTTAAGAACTTCTTTTCCGTATCCCTGTGGTGTTTGAATCCATAACTGGCGCACCGTTCACCTCGCATCCAAAATGTTTCTTCTTTGTGAATGTATCTTGGAGCAGATTGAAACGAAACTACTATTCGATAGAGTTATTTTTAATTAAAAAAATATTTTCTCAAGATTTTTCAACTACCTTAAACCGTGAGCGAATCAATCTCAGCGCAAATCAATCTTGCTTTAGCAGTTTTTGGCGGATTGGTAGTAATTTATGCTTTATTTTCTCGCTTTTTCAAAGAAAGGCTACTCATCTCTGACCCAATTTTGGCGGTATTAGTGGGAATATTGTTGAGTCCTTTGGTGCTAAATTGGTTTGCTCCGAGTAATTGGGGGAATCAGGAGATAATTTTGCTCGAAGCTGCGAGAGTGGCGATCGCAATTCAATTGATGTCTACTGCACTAAGATTACCTAGTGGTTATCCTTTCCGTCATTGGCGTGGATTAGGAGTGCTACTAGGTTTAATTATGCCGCTTATGTGGCTGTGTAGTAGCTTATTGGCTTATTTAATTCTCGATTTATCTGTTTGGGAAGCTTTGTTACTCGGAGCAGTTATTACTCCGACAGACCCAGTTTTAGCCGCTACGATTGTAACTGGTGCTTTTGCTGAACAAAATCTCGCTAAACAAATTCGCCATTTACTCTCGGCTGAGTCTGGTGCAAATGATGGTTTGGGTTATCCTTTTGTTTTGTTACCAATTTTGATGCTTAATCGTCCCCAAGGTGAAGCAATTTCTCACTGGTTGCTTGAGGTTTGGCTTTGGGAAGTGGGGGCTGCTATTGTTATGGGTGGTTTGCTTGGTTACTTGGCTGGTGTTTGCTTAGTCTGGGCGCAAGAGAAGGAAATTATTGATAAACAATCTTTTTTTACTTATACTTTGGCTCTTTCTGTCGGTGTGCTTGGGATAGTTAAATTACTTGGCAGTGATGGAATTTTAGCAGTTTTTGTTGCGGGAATTGCTTTTGATTTAAAGGTGGAATCGAGAGATAGAATTGAGGAAGAAAAAGTCCAAGATTCTTTGGATTTGTTGTTGACCACTTCAATTTTTGTTTTATTCGCTTTAGCGTTACCTTGGCAAGAATGGTTAGATTTGGGCTGGAAAGGTTTACTGCTAGCTGTGGCTGTTTTGTTATTACGTCGCTTACCTGGAATGCTGTTACTGTATTCTCTGATGGGGTTAAGACGCCGCGCTGATGCTTTGTTTATGGGTTGGTTTGGTCCGATTGGGGTAGCAGCAATTTTTTATGCTAATTTGGCTGTACGGGATACAGGAATCGAGGAAATTTGGCCGATCGCCAGTTTAATTATTTTTACTTCTGTTTTCGCTCACGGAATTACGGCTGTTCCTTTCACAAAGCTACACCATCAACCCAAATCAGATAATTAATTACTAATGGATTTTTTTGCTCACACAATAACTCATACACTTATTGGACTTGTTGCTTTAACTATTATCGGATTTCTACAATCTTTTCATAGTAATTGGATGATCCTTGCACAGCACTATAAGACAAACCTACCAATACCAAAAGATACTATGCTAACATGGCAAACTATCACTATAAACTCCTTTACTTATCAACGTAGCTTAAGGATTAGTTCCTCACAAGAAGGACTTTATCTTTCTATGACCTTATATATGTTTATTCTTAGACCTTCCCATCCCACCCTATTCATTCCTTGGAGTGCAATTACTAAAGCTCATCCCTATAAAATTCTGGTTGAAGAATACAAGCTATACGTTGATATCCCCAACAGACTCAATGCTCCAATCGTTTTATCAATTCCTAGAGACAGTTTGAAATCAGCCGAAAAAATTCTAGCTCAAAAATGGTCATATACTTTTAATTTATGCCACCGTGACTGCTGAGAAAACCTACTATTTCTTGGTTCTCAGATTGCAACGCTAGGGATAGCGGAGTTGTACCATTCAAAAGTCTAGAGTTGACCTGTGCCTCATTTTCTATTAAAGTTGAGATTATTTCTAAGTTGTTATTTATTACGGCGATGTGTAAAGAAGTGAAACCATTAATGTCTTGACAGTTAACTTCGGCTCCATAGTTTATTAGCGTTTTAACTACTTCTAAATGGTTACTGAGTACGGCACGGTGTAAGGCAGTAAAGCTATCTTCACAAAGAGCATTTATGTTTACCCCCCTTTTTGCTAGTATGTCTACCAGTTCTTGATGTCCCTTATCGGAAGCAATATGTAGTATTCTGTAACCAATTTTTCCTTTTAGCTTAGTATCTTTTAATTGATTAATGTGTTTGGCAACCCGCTCTATCTCTCCGATTTCTGCAAATTTGAAAATTCTTTCTTGGAAAGACCATAAGGGAAATAAAATAAGAGCAGGTGTGAGAATGAATACCTGAACGGGAAAATTATCATTAATTTTTATCAGTAGTAAAGCTAGTAAGAAAATAATTGTTAACGTGAGATAAAATAATGGACTTTTAAAGAAATTAAATTTGTGAGACATGATTAAAAATAAATTGCTAGTAATTGTTGGTAATTCTATAATTATTAGATAAAGAATAGATTAGTAGTCCACTAAGTTAATTCTGACAAGGACTAAATATAGGGTTCGTGTCACTAGGGGCAGCGAGAAGGCGTATTGCTAGAGAAACTGCTATGAGGTGCCAACGCGCTAAAACTCTTGCGTAGCGGCAATTTTTTAGGCTAATCTGGCTGTACGGGATACAGGAATCGAGGAAATTTGGGCGATCGCCAGTTTAATTGTTTTTACTTCGATTTTCGCTCATGGAATTACGGCGGTTCCTTTTACGAAGCTACACCATCAACCCAAATCAGATAATTAATTAATTTCTACCATTTTTAAGGCTTTCTCGACGTTTTCACGCACGTCAGCCGCCGAAATATGTAAGGCTTTGCGTTCGCTGTCGCTAATTGGCAACTCTAACACGCTTTCGATACCTTTACTTCCTAAGCGACAGGGAACACCAATAAAAAGGTCATCTAAACCATATTCGCCTTGAACATAAGCTGCGGCTGGTAATAGACGCGAGAGATCGTGTAAAATAGCTTCAACCATCTGGCAAACAGAAGAGGCGGGAGCGTAATAAGCCCCACCTGTTTTAAATAATTTCACAAGTTCCGCTCCACCGTGGCGGGTTCGCTCTACCAAACGCTCAATCGTGCTACCATCTAATAATTCCGCGATGGGAATGCCGCGAACTGTACAATATTTCGGTAAAGGAACCATCAAATCCCCATGTCCTCCTAAAACCATCGCACTGACATCAGCGATCGCTACTTTCATTTCCATTGCAATGAAGGTTTGCAGTCGGGCTGAGTCGAGAACACCTGCCATCCCCATTACCCTCTCTGCTGGTATTTTCAAGGCTTGCCAAACTAAATATGTCATGA from Oscillatoria salina IIICB1 encodes the following:
- a CDS encoding cation:proton antiporter domain-containing protein, producing the protein MSESISAQINLALAVFGGLVVIYALFSRFFKERLLISDPILAVLVGILLSPLVLNWFAPSNWGNQEIILLEAARVAIAIQLMSTALRLPSGYPFRHWRGLGVLLGLIMPLMWLCSSLLAYLILDLSVWEALLLGAVITPTDPVLAATIVTGAFAEQNLAKQIRHLLSAESGANDGLGYPFVLLPILMLNRPQGEAISHWLLEVWLWEVGAAIVMGGLLGYLAGVCLVWAQEKEIIDKQSFFTYTLALSVGVLGIVKLLGSDGILAVFVAGIAFDLKVESRDRIEEEKVQDSLDLLLTTSIFVLFALALPWQEWLDLGWKGLLLAVAVLLLRRLPGMLLLYSLMGLRRRADALFMGWFGPIGVAAIFYANLAVRDTGIEEIWPIASLIIFTSVFAHGITAVPFTKLHHQPKSDN
- a CDS encoding ankyrin repeat domain-containing protein, coding for MSHKFNFFKSPLFYLTLTIIFLLALLLIKINDNFPVQVFILTPALILFPLWSFQERIFKFAEIGEIERVAKHINQLKDTKLKGKIGYRILHIASDKGHQELVDILAKRGVNINALCEDSFTALHRAVLSNHLEVVKTLINYGAEVNCQDINGFTSLHIAVINNNLEIISTLIENEAQVNSRLLNGTTPLSLALQSENQEIVGFLSSHGGIN
- the mdh gene encoding malate dehydrogenase, yielding MSSPLVSIIGAGKVGSTLAQRIIEKNLADVVLLDVIGGLPQGIALDLSQAQGLERHDRAIAGTNDYTDTANSDLVVITAGIPRKPGMSRDDLIATNAKIVVEAAQKAIAYSPNAVFIVVTNPLDVMTYLVWQALKIPAERVMGMAGVLDSARLQTFIAMEMKVAIADVSAMVLGGHGDLMVPLPKYCTVRGIPIAELLDGSTIERLVERTRHGGAELVKLFKTGGAYYAPASSVCQMVEAILHDLSRLLPAAAYVQGEYGLDDLFIGVPCRLGSKGIESVLELPISDSERKALHISAADVRENVEKALKMVEIN